The nucleotide window GCTCCTGCCGGCCCGGTGCTCAGCTCCGCGGTCGGCGTTCGTGCCCCGCCGCGGATGCGCCCTGACCGTCCTGGGCCGCCAGCGCCTGCGTCGCGATGACAGCAGCCTGCACGCGACGCTCCACACCCAGCTTGGCCAGCAACCGGGAAATGTTGTTCTTCACCGTCTTCTCCGCCAGGAAAAGCCGCTTACCGATCTCCCGGTTCGTCAGCCCCTCTCCCACCAGGAGAAGAATCTCCCGCTCCCGGTCCGTCAGGCCCGGCAGACCCTTCTGCGTCGCCTGCTCCTCGGGGGCACCGCCACGCAGCCGGGCCATCACCCGCGCCGTCGCACCCGGATCCAGCATCGACTGTCCGGAAGCGACCGTACGCACGGCATGAACCAGGTCCGTGCCGGTGATCTGCTTCAGAACGTAACCCGCCGCACCGGCCATGATCGCATCGAGCAATGCCTCC belongs to Streptomyces finlayi and includes:
- a CDS encoding response regulator → MTDSGSGLTKRDAVRVFLLDDHEVVRRGVHDLLDGEPDLTVVGEAGTAEQALVRIPALRPDVAVLDVRLPDGDGVSVCRELRSRMPDLACLMLTSFDDEEALLDAIMAGAAGYVLKQITGTDLVHAVRTVASGQSMLDPGATARVMARLRGGAPEEQATQKGLPGLTDREREILLLVGEGLTNREIGKRLFLAEKTVKNNISRLLAKLGVERRVQAAVIATQALAAQDGQGASAAGHERRPRS